AGTAAACAAATAGCAGGCATAAGAGTGATGATTTACCTTGCTAAACTGGATAAAACACTTGAAATCCACAGACCACATAGTGAAAAGCAAGACTAAGATGTGAGAAGCAAGAAGATCACCAAAACCGATCATAGCATCGATGAAATCTACGTTAGGCACGATTGTAGCCAACCACGTAGCATAGAGGATAGCAAACGGCCAAACATCCAAAGGCCACGCCCAGTGTTTCTTCCTACACAAGTCGACCTTGTCCACTACCTTTCCTCCCACGTGAAAGCTTGACATCTCAAACGAATCCCCTAGGTCACCGTCAGTGATCTAAACTTTCTTGGGTTCTGCACAACCTTTGATAAGAGACCTCGTAATCGATTTCAGCAATATTAGAACACGAATCTCAATTGGTATTGAGAAACGGTGCAACGAATCGAAAATCTACAAAAATCTGCCTAGTGTCAACCATTCAAAGCATCGGCGAATCGAGAAAGATGATTATGAAGCAGATCTAAGGAGAAGGTGAAGAGACGAACCTTTAGGCTTGGATTGAGTCTAGAGGATCTAAGCTAGGGTTTTCCAATCACGGTGTAACCTAAAGAAATCGCTATCTCGTCGTTTCCTCTCACCTAAATGCCTCACGATTGAGGTTATTCCCATGAAAGATGTACGATTAACAT
The nucleotide sequence above comes from Brassica napus cultivar Da-Ae chromosome A9, Da-Ae, whole genome shotgun sequence. Encoded proteins:
- the LOC125577884 gene encoding probable manganese-transporting ATPase PDR2, whose amino-acid sequence is MSSFHVGGKVVDKVDLCRKKHWAWPLDVWPFAILYATWLATIVPNVDFIDAMIGFGDLLASHILVLLFTMWSVDFKCFIQFSKVNSIIQADAFKVTPAKFSGSKKVVPLHFRSQMTGSSSSGDME